A stretch of the Flavobacterium aquiphilum genome encodes the following:
- a CDS encoding DUF5683 domain-containing protein — MNKIISIGLLLFLIGNASVFAQAKTEAVLKPKDTLKSIDIDPLTPAKAAFYSAILPGLGQAYNKKYWKIPLVYGAIGTSLYFYTDNKKKYNEYRDAYKSRLAGNPDPTYAYLSDKQLISAQEFYQRNYSLSGLFVIGFYVLNIIDANVDAALIQFNVNQSLSVKPEISPDTVTLKSNLGLTINYRF, encoded by the coding sequence GTGAATAAAATCATATCCATAGGGCTATTGCTTTTTCTTATAGGAAACGCTTCGGTTTTTGCACAAGCAAAAACCGAAGCTGTTTTAAAGCCAAAAGATACTTTAAAATCGATTGACATAGACCCTTTGACTCCTGCAAAAGCCGCATTTTATTCGGCTATATTACCGGGCTTAGGCCAGGCATACAATAAAAAATACTGGAAGATTCCACTAGTATATGGTGCTATTGGAACCAGTTTATATTTCTACACTGACAACAAAAAAAAATACAACGAATATCGAGACGCCTACAAAAGCCGTTTAGCGGGAAATCCGGACCCTACTTACGCCTATCTTTCTGATAAACAATTAATTTCTGCTCAGGAATTTTACCAAAGAAATTATTCGTTATCGGGACTTTTTGTGATTGGATTCTATGTACTAAACATAATAGATGCCAATGTCGATGCGGCTTTAATACAATTTAATGTTAATCAAAGTTTATCAGTGAAACCAGAAATAAGCCCAGACACTGTAACATTAAAATCAAATTTGGGACTAACCATTAATTATCGCTTTTAG
- a CDS encoding ParB/RepB/Spo0J family partition protein, with protein sequence MSKAIKKQALGRGLSALLKDPENDIQSVEDKNADKVVGNIIELEIDAIEINPFQPRSNFNEESLRELATSIKELGVIQPITVRKLDFNKYQLISGERRLRASTLIGLTTVPAYIRIANDNESLVMALVENIQRHDLDPIEIALSYQRLIDEIQLTQEQMSERVGKKRSTISNYLRLLKLDPIIQTGIRDGFISMGHGRAIINIEDHDVQTDIYQKIVSQNLSVRETETLVKNYHDSLKPKPVIPTKSASFEINDEDVKTFNKYFGTKIDVKVAGNGKGKITIPFHSEEDFNRIVKLIEG encoded by the coding sequence ATGTCAAAAGCAATAAAAAAACAAGCCTTAGGAAGAGGTTTATCTGCATTATTAAAAGATCCTGAAAACGATATTCAATCAGTTGAAGATAAAAATGCAGATAAAGTTGTAGGAAATATTATAGAGCTTGAAATTGATGCTATCGAAATAAATCCGTTTCAGCCCCGAAGCAATTTCAACGAGGAATCATTACGTGAATTAGCCACTTCCATCAAGGAATTAGGCGTAATTCAACCTATTACTGTTCGTAAATTAGACTTCAACAAATACCAATTAATTTCTGGGGAGCGTCGTTTACGTGCCTCCACTTTGATCGGACTTACAACAGTTCCTGCATACATCCGTATTGCAAACGATAACGAGTCTTTGGTAATGGCGTTGGTTGAAAACATCCAGCGTCATGACTTAGATCCAATAGAAATTGCGCTTTCATACCAACGTTTGATTGATGAAATTCAATTGACTCAGGAGCAAATGAGTGAAAGAGTTGGTAAAAAACGCTCAACTATCTCTAATTACCTGCGTCTTTTAAAATTAGACCCAATCATTCAAACCGGGATCCGTGACGGCTTTATCAGTATGGGACATGGACGTGCCATCATCAATATTGAAGATCACGATGTTCAAACTGATATCTACCAAAAAATCGTAAGCCAAAACCTTTCGGTAAGAGAAACGGAGACTTTGGTAAAAAATTATCATGATAGTCTAAAACCAAAACCAGTAATCCCAACAAAATCGGCTTCTTTTGAAATAAATGATGAAGATGTAAAAACTTTCAACAAATATTTTGGAACAAAAATTGATGTAAAAGTTGCCGGAAATGGAAAAGGAAAAATCACCATCCCTTTCCATTCTGAAGAAGACTTTAATAGAATTGTAAAATTAATAGAAGGGTAG
- a CDS encoding ParA family protein has protein sequence MGKIIAIANQKGGVGKTTTSINLAAALGVLEKKVLLIDADPQANATSGLGIDVETVEIGTYQILEHSHTPTEATIKSSSPNVNVIPAHIDLVAIEIELVDKENREYMLKTALESVKEQYDYILIDCAPSLGLLTLNALTAADSVVIPIQCEYFALEGLGKLLNTIKSIQKIHNPDLDIEGLLLTMFDSRLRLSNQVVEEVQKHFNDMVFETVIQRNVKLSEAPSFGESIINYDATSKGAVNYIHLAQEIIKKNSK, from the coding sequence ATGGGCAAAATCATAGCGATTGCGAATCAGAAAGGTGGAGTTGGAAAGACAACTACTTCGATTAACCTAGCTGCTGCGTTAGGAGTTTTAGAAAAAAAAGTATTATTGATAGATGCTGATCCTCAGGCAAATGCCACTTCAGGATTAGGAATTGATGTCGAAACAGTCGAAATTGGAACCTATCAAATTCTCGAACATAGTCATACTCCAACGGAGGCTACGATAAAATCTTCCTCTCCAAATGTAAATGTAATTCCTGCGCATATTGACCTTGTTGCGATTGAAATTGAACTTGTCGATAAAGAAAACAGAGAATACATGCTTAAAACTGCGTTGGAAAGCGTAAAAGAGCAATACGATTACATCTTGATTGATTGCGCACCATCTCTTGGACTTCTGACCTTGAATGCCTTAACGGCTGCGGATTCGGTAGTTATTCCAATTCAATGTGAGTATTTTGCGTTAGAAGGTTTGGGTAAATTATTGAATACGATAAAAAGTATCCAAAAAATCCACAATCCTGATTTGGACATTGAAGGCTTATTACTAACCATGTTTGATTCCAGATTGCGTTTGTCAAACCAAGTAGTAGAAGAGGTTCAAAAACATTTTAACGATATGGTTTTTGAAACCGTGATACAAAGGAATGTAAAATTGAGCGAGGCACCGAGTTTTGGAGAAAGCATCATAAACTATGATGCTACCAGCAAAGGAGCGGTAAATTACATCCACTTAGCTCAAGAAATTATAAAGAAAAACAGTAAATAG
- a CDS encoding SDR family oxidoreductase, with the protein MSYTDKMLRDDALKGKVIVVTGGGSGLGKAMTKYFLELGAKVAITSRDLEKLKNTAQELETETGGTCLPLQCDVRHYEEVENMLQAVLKTFGKVDVLLNNAAGNFISPTERLSANAFDTIIDIVLKGTKNCTLAFGKHWIDTKQTSATVLNIVTTYAWTGSAYVVPSATAKAGVLAMTRSLAVEWAKYGIRTNAIAPGPFPTKGAWDRLLPGDLAEKFDMSKKVPLKRVGDHQELANLAAYLVSDFSAYVNGEVIVIDGGEWLKGAGQFNLLEAIPEELWDQLEMMIKAKKRS; encoded by the coding sequence ATGAGTTATACTGATAAAATGTTAAGAGACGATGCTTTAAAAGGCAAAGTAATTGTAGTTACTGGAGGCGGAAGCGGTTTAGGTAAAGCGATGACTAAATATTTCTTGGAATTAGGTGCGAAAGTTGCCATTACTTCAAGGGATTTGGAAAAACTAAAAAACACTGCACAAGAACTGGAAACCGAAACAGGCGGTACTTGCCTACCCTTGCAATGTGACGTTCGCCATTATGAAGAAGTCGAAAACATGCTTCAGGCAGTCTTGAAAACTTTCGGAAAAGTGGATGTGCTATTAAATAATGCGGCTGGAAATTTCATCTCTCCAACCGAACGCTTATCGGCCAATGCTTTTGACACTATAATCGACATTGTTTTGAAAGGAACCAAAAACTGTACGCTTGCTTTCGGAAAACATTGGATAGATACCAAACAAACTTCGGCAACCGTTTTGAATATTGTCACAACTTATGCCTGGACAGGTTCCGCCTACGTTGTTCCAAGCGCTACTGCCAAAGCCGGAGTTCTCGCTATGACCAGAAGTCTTGCTGTGGAATGGGCAAAATACGGAATTCGAACCAATGCGATTGCCCCTGGACCATTCCCAACAAAAGGTGCTTGGGACCGATTATTACCAGGAGATTTGGCTGAGAAATTTGATATGTCGAAAAAAGTGCCTCTAAAAAGAGTTGGAGACCATCAGGAATTGGCGAATTTAGCCGCTTATTTAGTATCTGATTTTTCAGCTTACGTAAACGGCGAAGTGATTGTCATTGATGGTGGTGAATGGCTGAAAGGCGCTGGACAATTCAATTTATTGGAAGCTATTCCTGAAGAACTTTGGGATCAATTAGAAATGATGATTAAAGCAAAAAAAAGGAGTTAG
- a CDS encoding methionine aminotransferase yields the protein MNKLPNVTTSIFTTMTKMATEYKAINLSQGFPNFPVDERLTQIVSRLAFEDVHQYTPMAGYPPLLNKIQTLIKSSYNRNIIPETELLVTAGATQAIFTTLLALLKPDDEVIILDPSYDCYEAPILLSEAKPIRVSLNDDYTPNWNTIANAFSEKTKMIIINNPHNPTGKILNESDLENLESLLEKHPDVLLLSDEVYEYITFEQKHISTHTRTKLLDRCITVSSFGKSFHVTGWKIGYLIAPEYLMKEIKKVHQFLVFSVNSICQVAVSEYLGLVDINEISPFYQEKRDYFRSLLKNSRFQLMPCEGTYFQVVSYADISNENDVDFCKRLITEYGVAAIPISNFYADGKDLKLIRFCFAKDNATLEEAARRLSRV from the coding sequence ATGAATAAATTACCAAACGTAACGACCAGCATCTTCACAACAATGACCAAAATGGCGACAGAATACAAAGCTATCAATCTTTCTCAGGGTTTTCCAAACTTTCCTGTTGACGAAAGACTGACGCAAATCGTTTCCAGACTGGCTTTTGAAGATGTCCACCAATACACCCCAATGGCAGGCTATCCGCCTTTACTCAATAAAATTCAAACATTAATAAAATCGTCATATAACCGCAACATCATTCCGGAAACTGAATTACTCGTCACAGCTGGAGCAACTCAAGCAATATTTACCACATTATTGGCATTGCTAAAGCCAGACGACGAGGTAATCATTCTAGATCCCAGTTATGATTGTTACGAAGCACCAATCCTTTTGAGCGAAGCAAAACCAATACGAGTGTCTCTTAACGATGATTACACGCCCAACTGGAATACGATTGCCAATGCATTTTCGGAGAAAACCAAAATGATTATCATCAATAATCCCCATAATCCAACAGGTAAAATCTTAAATGAATCTGATTTGGAAAATCTGGAAAGTCTTTTGGAAAAACACCCGGATGTACTTTTGCTTTCTGACGAAGTTTACGAATACATCACTTTTGAACAAAAACATATTTCGACTCACACCCGAACAAAACTGCTCGATCGCTGCATCACGGTTTCCTCATTCGGAAAATCATTTCATGTTACAGGATGGAAAATTGGTTACCTGATTGCACCAGAATACTTGATGAAAGAAATCAAAAAAGTGCACCAATTTTTGGTTTTTAGTGTCAATAGCATTTGTCAAGTTGCGGTTTCTGAATATTTAGGTTTGGTCGACATCAATGAAATCAGTCCTTTTTATCAGGAGAAAAGAGATTATTTCAGATCATTATTAAAAAACAGCCGATTCCAATTAATGCCTTGCGAAGGAACTTATTTCCAAGTGGTTTCGTATGCCGATATTTCGAATGAAAACGATGTGGATTTTTGTAAACGATTAATTACTGAATATGGTGTTGCAGCGATTCCGATCTCTAATTTTTATGCCGATGGAAAAGATTTAAAATTAATCCGTTTTTGTTTTGCCAAAGACAATGCCACTTTAGAGGAAGCAGCGAGAAGGTTGAGTCGAGTATAG
- a CDS encoding tetratricopeptide repeat protein, which produces MKTFILVISFFASICCVAQDKLNFDSKPIDCENKWIVFPSDSNGSYNYGFVYMDTEAGLTFDFGGSFKISNDGKFLITQKEDGRTMKFRLQPNKSLVAIIPESYFAEFHISKTPDWLKAYEEDENSTDRLFIWGNTYNIWNECAKGLTYLEKVKKIDPNYKGLKTEIAFSYNCLKQYGNAITILKEAIKQKPDDAYAYKELLYSQVYNNQLPDAIKTYYKIEKDITDKTYKSENAFNILCAFYNQNNLQKFNEWINFTQVDKDSRFGPYVEKLKTDLEKINQRPAKKHN; this is translated from the coding sequence ATGAAAACCTTCATTTTAGTTATAAGCTTTTTTGCAAGCATTTGTTGTGTAGCGCAAGACAAATTAAATTTCGATTCAAAACCTATCGATTGTGAAAATAAATGGATTGTCTTTCCATCTGACTCAAATGGCTCCTACAACTATGGCTTTGTATACATGGACACTGAAGCAGGTTTAACTTTCGATTTTGGTGGTTCATTCAAAATAAGTAATGATGGAAAATTTCTTATCACTCAAAAAGAAGATGGCAGGACTATGAAATTCAGATTACAGCCAAACAAATCATTAGTGGCAATTATTCCTGAATCTTATTTCGCCGAATTTCACATTTCGAAAACCCCTGATTGGCTCAAAGCATACGAAGAAGACGAAAACTCAACCGACAGATTATTCATATGGGGCAATACATATAACATCTGGAACGAATGTGCAAAAGGATTGACTTATCTAGAAAAAGTAAAAAAGATCGACCCAAATTACAAAGGACTTAAAACTGAGATTGCTTTTTCATACAATTGCTTAAAACAATATGGAAATGCTATTACTATTTTGAAAGAAGCGATTAAACAAAAACCTGACGATGCCTACGCCTACAAAGAATTACTTTATTCGCAAGTATATAACAATCAACTCCCTGATGCAATAAAAACCTATTACAAAATAGAAAAAGATATAACAGACAAAACTTATAAGTCTGAAAATGCATTCAATATTTTATGCGCATTCTACAATCAGAATAACTTACAAAAATTCAATGAGTGGATAAACTTTACTCAAGTTGACAAAGACAGTCGCTTTGGACCTTATGTTGAAAAATTAAAAACGGATTTGGAAAAGATAAATCAAAGACCTGCTAAAAAACATAATTAA
- a CDS encoding T9SS type A sorting domain-containing protein, translating to MKKLLLLTALLSLYNVSAQNYYMSSPQGFGASATGAGTPTASNTVTVDTYTKLKAALTSTASSNAVILVSGTIDCVYTSVQLNNRTIIGLPGAKLRNLQITPGDSPTSATNSGTLYIKSGSNNVIIRNLIFEGPGAYDVDGRDNLTNEGTNIWVDHCEFQDGMDGNFDNKGTADNVTVSWCKFTYLKAPTAGGSGGTDDHRFTDLVGSGATDFPADGNYSITFQNCYWAEGCKERMPRARNAELHILNCYYKTSVSGSLAIGLGGGNKNTTCYVENSNFATIGTVYKGYPTDGGTVGIAFDGCINQTNSNTGISKPTYTYTPLTATDVATYIPNSTCGAGATLNVTDTGVMSTSCTNLGLNDQTSNKNIKMYPTVVDTILNIELPNTVSGDATINIYTSTGEKAYSISKKTNPNEKLTINVSNLPKGLYLCNIKIADFSNTWKFIKH from the coding sequence ATGAAAAAACTATTGCTTTTAACTGCCTTACTGAGCCTTTATAATGTTTCGGCTCAAAATTATTACATGTCTAGTCCACAAGGATTTGGCGCAAGCGCAACAGGCGCAGGAACACCAACCGCATCCAATACCGTTACAGTTGACACCTATACCAAATTAAAAGCAGCTCTTACATCTACTGCATCGTCCAATGCTGTGATTTTGGTTTCAGGAACAATTGACTGCGTCTATACAAGTGTGCAACTGAATAACAGAACCATTATAGGACTACCGGGAGCAAAACTTAGAAATCTACAAATAACTCCCGGAGATTCACCAACATCCGCTACTAATTCCGGAACCCTTTACATAAAATCCGGTTCAAACAATGTTATTATAAGAAATCTTATTTTCGAAGGTCCTGGTGCCTATGACGTTGACGGAAGAGACAATCTTACCAACGAAGGAACAAATATCTGGGTCGATCACTGCGAATTTCAGGACGGAATGGATGGAAATTTTGACAACAAAGGAACAGCCGATAACGTAACGGTTTCATGGTGTAAATTCACCTATCTAAAAGCACCAACAGCGGGAGGATCCGGAGGAACAGATGACCACCGATTTACAGATTTAGTAGGTTCAGGCGCAACAGATTTTCCTGCCGATGGCAATTATAGCATCACTTTCCAAAACTGTTACTGGGCGGAAGGCTGCAAAGAAAGGATGCCCCGAGCCCGAAATGCAGAATTACACATTCTTAACTGTTACTACAAAACCTCTGTAAGTGGATCTTTGGCGATCGGTTTAGGTGGTGGAAACAAAAACACTACTTGTTATGTCGAAAACTCCAACTTTGCAACAATTGGCACCGTTTATAAAGGTTATCCTACTGACGGAGGAACCGTTGGAATAGCATTTGATGGCTGTATCAATCAGACCAATTCAAATACCGGAATTTCAAAACCAACCTATACCTACACCCCATTGACAGCCACCGATGTAGCTACTTATATCCCAAATTCGACTTGTGGTGCTGGGGCTACTTTAAACGTTACAGATACCGGAGTGATGTCGACTTCTTGTACCAATTTAGGTCTCAATGACCAAACTTCGAACAAAAACATCAAAATGTATCCAACAGTTGTCGATACAATTTTAAACATTGAATTACCAAATACAGTTTCAGGAGATGCAACAATAAACATATATACATCTACTGGTGAAAAAGCTTATTCAATATCAAAAAAAACGAACCCTAACGAAAAGCTTACTATCAATGTTTCCAATTTACCCAAAGGGTTATACTTGTGCAATATCAAAATAGCCGATTTTTCGAATACTTGGAAATTCATAAAACATTAA
- a CDS encoding SAM-dependent methyltransferase has translation MKSAPLLGKLYLIPTTMGECDPMDVLPQTIKRCVDLIDYYVVENDKTARKSIKLTNPEKKQSELKLFVLNKHTETQDHKDFIKPLLEGKNMGLMSEAGCPGVADPGAAIVKLAHEKGIQVIPLVGPSSILLAMMASGMNGQSFTFNGYLPIEKDEKKACLKSLERISFEKNQSQIFIETPYRNNKLLEDLIQTLHPETHLCIATDITLPTEYIKTKKISAWKKETVDLHKRPTIFIIHKM, from the coding sequence ATGAAATCAGCGCCGCTTCTTGGAAAATTATACCTAATCCCAACCACCATGGGCGAATGTGACCCAATGGACGTATTACCGCAAACCATAAAAAGATGCGTGGATTTAATCGATTACTATGTAGTTGAGAATGACAAAACCGCCCGAAAATCGATAAAACTTACCAATCCCGAGAAAAAACAATCTGAGTTAAAACTTTTTGTTCTCAACAAACACACCGAAACCCAAGACCATAAGGATTTCATCAAACCACTTCTTGAAGGTAAAAACATGGGATTAATGAGCGAAGCAGGTTGTCCAGGTGTGGCTGATCCCGGTGCCGCAATCGTAAAATTGGCACACGAAAAAGGAATTCAAGTCATTCCTCTTGTTGGCCCATCTTCCATATTATTAGCTATGATGGCATCAGGAATGAATGGCCAAAGCTTTACTTTCAATGGTTATTTACCTATCGAAAAGGACGAGAAAAAAGCCTGTTTAAAAAGTTTGGAGCGTATCTCTTTCGAAAAAAATCAATCTCAAATTTTTATCGAAACACCTTACCGCAACAACAAATTGCTTGAAGATTTAATCCAGACATTACATCCCGAAACCCATTTATGTATTGCTACCGATATAACTTTACCAACGGAATACATCAAAACAAAGAAAATATCGGCTTGGAAAAAAGAAACTGTTGATTTACACAAACGCCCTACCATTTTTATCATTCATAAGATGTAA
- a CDS encoding low molecular weight protein-tyrosine-phosphatase, producing MSVKILMVCLGNICRSPLAEGILASKLPNDKFFVDSAGTGSWHVGHSPDRRSIATAKKNGLDITNQKGRQFSRSDFDSFDYIFVMDSSNLRDVIHLAQNDTQKEKVQLVLDAIFPNENVDVPDPYYGTANGFDMVYQMLDDACEVIAQRLIAKHR from the coding sequence ATGTCCGTCAAAATTTTAATGGTTTGTCTAGGCAATATCTGTCGATCACCGTTGGCAGAAGGTATATTGGCCTCCAAACTTCCTAATGATAAATTCTTTGTAGATTCAGCAGGAACAGGTTCTTGGCACGTTGGTCACAGTCCGGACAGACGTTCAATAGCCACCGCCAAAAAAAACGGCTTAGACATTACCAACCAAAAAGGCAGACAATTCAGCAGAAGCGATTTTGATTCCTTCGACTACATTTTTGTAATGGACAGCAGCAATTTAAGAGATGTTATCCACCTTGCCCAAAACGATACCCAAAAAGAAAAAGTACAGCTAGTTCTGGACGCCATTTTCCCAAATGAAAATGTTGATGTCCCTGACCCATATTACGGAACAGCAAATGGATTCGATATGGTTTATCAAATGCTTGACGATGCCTGCGAAGTAATCGCACAAAGACTGATCGCCAAACATCGTTAA
- the dnaA gene encoding chromosomal replication initiator protein DnaA, which produces MNKTAQSVWENCLSFIKDNIQDQAYKTWFEPIKSVELTDNALYIQVPSKFFYEWLEEHYVKLLKVALTKELGKNAKLLYKIKMENTYGNKQPFTEQLPSANRAPMKAQEVDAPFKNLNPELKNPFVIPGIRNLKIESQLNPNYSFDNFLEGDSNRLARSAGMAVANKPGGTSFNPLLIFGGVGLGKTHLAHAIGVEIKDKYPEKTVLYISAEIFTQQYIDSVKKNNRNDFIHFYQLIDVLIIDDVQFLSGKSGTQDVFFHIFNYLHQNGKQVILTSDKAPVDMQDIEQRLLSRFKWGLSAELHQPDYETRISILKNILYRDGVEMPEDIIEYVARNIKSNVRELEGAIISLIAQSSFNKKEVTIELAKSVVEKFVKNVKREISIDYIQKIVSDYFQLDIETLQSKTRKRHVVQARQLAMFFAKKFTKASLANIGSQIGDRDHATVLHACKTVDNLVATDKQFKKYVEDINSKLTL; this is translated from the coding sequence ATGAACAAGACTGCACAATCTGTATGGGAAAACTGTCTGTCCTTCATAAAGGACAACATTCAAGATCAAGCCTATAAAACTTGGTTCGAACCAATTAAATCAGTTGAGCTTACCGATAATGCATTATATATCCAAGTACCAAGTAAATTTTTCTACGAATGGCTAGAAGAGCACTATGTAAAATTATTAAAAGTAGCCCTAACCAAAGAACTTGGAAAAAATGCAAAGTTACTTTATAAAATCAAAATGGAAAACACTTATGGCAATAAACAACCGTTTACGGAACAATTGCCAAGTGCCAACAGAGCTCCAATGAAAGCACAAGAAGTGGACGCTCCATTCAAAAACTTAAATCCGGAATTAAAAAATCCATTTGTTATACCAGGAATTCGAAATTTAAAAATCGAATCCCAATTGAATCCTAATTATAGCTTTGACAATTTCCTTGAAGGAGATTCCAATAGACTAGCCCGTTCGGCAGGTATGGCAGTTGCCAATAAACCGGGCGGAACCTCATTCAACCCATTGTTGATTTTTGGTGGTGTTGGATTGGGAAAAACTCACTTAGCCCATGCTATTGGTGTTGAAATCAAAGACAAATATCCGGAGAAAACAGTTTTATATATTTCGGCCGAAATTTTCACCCAACAATATATCGACTCGGTTAAGAAAAACAACAGAAATGATTTCATTCATTTCTATCAATTAATCGACGTTTTAATCATTGACGATGTTCAATTCCTTTCGGGAAAATCAGGAACACAAGATGTATTTTTCCATATTTTCAATTATCTGCACCAAAACGGGAAACAGGTTATCCTTACTTCAGACAAGGCTCCTGTTGACATGCAGGATATTGAACAACGCTTATTGTCTCGTTTCAAATGGGGATTATCAGCTGAGTTACACCAACCGGATTACGAAACAAGAATTTCCATCTTGAAAAACATTCTATATCGTGATGGCGTTGAAATGCCGGAAGATATTATAGAATATGTTGCTCGTAACATTAAATCAAATGTTCGTGAACTTGAAGGCGCAATTATTTCATTGATTGCACAATCTTCTTTCAACAAAAAAGAAGTGACAATCGAGTTAGCCAAAAGTGTTGTAGAAAAATTTGTAAAAAACGTAAAGAGAGAAATATCAATCGATTACATTCAAAAAATTGTTTCCGATTATTTCCAATTGGATATAGAAACCCTACAATCCAAAACAAGAAAAAGACACGTTGTACAAGCAAGACAGCTAGCCATGTTTTTTGCTAAAAAATTCACCAAAGCCTCATTGGCCAATATAGGTTCACAAATCGGAGATCGAGATCACGCAACGGTATTACATGCCTGCAAAACAGTCGATAATTTGGTCGCAACCGACAAACAATTCAAAAAATACGTTGAAGATATCAACTCAAAATTAACGCTCTAA
- a CDS encoding acyl-CoA thioesterase has translation MKDHQIQVRVRYSETDQMGVVYHGNYIPYFEIGRVEWLRNKGISYKKMEESGIGLPIVNMNINYKKSAVYDELLTVHTVFKSQTSVKIEFDCAIYNEAKELLTTAQFMLVFVSLKTGRPTVPPDYILELLKTFE, from the coding sequence ATGAAAGATCATCAAATTCAAGTTCGCGTTCGTTATTCGGAAACAGACCAAATGGGAGTCGTTTATCATGGGAATTACATCCCTTATTTTGAGATAGGAAGAGTGGAATGGCTTAGAAACAAAGGGATTTCATATAAAAAGATGGAAGAAAGCGGCATCGGGCTTCCTATTGTAAATATGAATATCAATTATAAAAAATCGGCGGTTTATGATGAGTTGTTGACTGTGCATACCGTTTTCAAAAGTCAGACGTCCGTGAAGATAGAATTTGATTGCGCTATATACAATGAAGCGAAAGAGTTATTAACAACTGCTCAATTTATGTTAGTTTTTGTTTCGTTAAAAACGGGTAGGCCAACTGTTCCTCCGGATTACATTTTGGAACTACTAAAAACTTTTGAATAA
- a CDS encoding IMPACT family protein: protein MKDTYNTIAFPSEESLFKEKNSKFFGYAYPIESEEEVKPLIEILKKQHPHAVHYCYAYQIGAEKIQYRANDDGEPSGTAGIPIYGQIQSFGLTNILVVVVRIYGGIKLGVGGLISAYKTSAQITLESCEIIEKTIDVPFLISFDYKNMNKVMRVIKEKKLDIVSQEMEINEENNLPIGKIVIKSRKKNAEMVFDTFKSLFEINIKKL, encoded by the coding sequence ATGAAAGACACCTATAATACCATTGCATTTCCATCGGAAGAATCGCTTTTCAAGGAAAAAAACAGCAAGTTTTTTGGCTATGCCTACCCAATTGAGTCGGAGGAAGAAGTAAAACCTTTGATAGAAATCTTAAAAAAACAACATCCTCACGCTGTACATTATTGTTATGCCTATCAAATAGGAGCCGAAAAAATTCAATATAGAGCCAATGATGATGGTGAACCTAGTGGCACGGCCGGGATTCCAATTTACGGACAAATTCAGTCTTTTGGTCTTACCAACATCCTTGTCGTTGTAGTCCGAATTTATGGCGGAATAAAATTAGGCGTTGGGGGATTAATTTCTGCTTATAAAACTTCGGCACAAATCACTTTGGAATCCTGTGAAATTATAGAAAAAACAATCGATGTTCCCTTTCTGATTTCATTTGACTATAAAAACATGAACAAAGTAATGCGTGTAATCAAAGAGAAAAAATTAGACATCGTTTCTCAGGAAATGGAAATAAATGAAGAAAACAATTTACCGATTGGAAAAATTGTAATAAAAAGCAGAAAAAAAAATGCCGAAATGGTATTCGACACTTTTAAATCATTATTTGAAATAAACATAAAAAAACTATAA